In Streptomyces sp. NBC_01717, one DNA window encodes the following:
- a CDS encoding zinc-dependent alcohol dehydrogenase family protein, whose product MRATVIHAPHDIRVQEVPDPTIQQPTDVVLRVLRACICGSDLWAYRGEAARQPGQRIGHEFIGIVEEAGPEVSGFAPGDLVVAPFVWSDGTCEYCAEGLTTSCPQGGFWGSVGSDGGQGEAVRVPFADGTLVKLPAAAASDDRLLTALLALSDVLGTGHHAAIGAGVKPGTTVAVVGDGAVGLCGVMAAKRLGAERIIALGRHQVRTDIARTFGATDVVAERGEAAVAAVRELTGGAGAHAVIEAVGTEQSMRTAVGITRDGGSIGYVGVPHGSGTGLDLGVMFDRNIALRGGVAPVRTYIPELLPDVLAGTIDPSPVFDLTIGLDEVPAGYKAMDERTALKVLIKP is encoded by the coding sequence ATGCGCGCCACTGTCATCCACGCCCCCCACGACATCCGTGTCCAGGAGGTGCCGGACCCGACGATCCAGCAGCCCACCGATGTGGTGCTGCGGGTCCTGCGGGCCTGTATCTGCGGCAGCGACCTGTGGGCGTACCGCGGCGAGGCCGCCCGCCAGCCCGGCCAGCGCATCGGCCACGAGTTCATCGGGATCGTCGAGGAGGCGGGACCGGAGGTCAGCGGCTTCGCGCCCGGTGACCTCGTCGTCGCCCCCTTCGTCTGGTCCGACGGCACCTGCGAGTACTGCGCCGAGGGCCTGACGACGTCCTGCCCGCAGGGCGGCTTCTGGGGCTCGGTCGGCTCCGACGGCGGGCAGGGAGAGGCCGTGCGCGTCCCGTTCGCCGACGGCACGCTGGTCAAGCTCCCGGCCGCCGCCGCGTCCGACGACCGCCTGCTCACGGCGCTCCTGGCGCTGTCGGACGTGCTCGGCACGGGGCACCACGCCGCCATCGGCGCGGGCGTGAAGCCCGGCACCACGGTCGCGGTCGTCGGTGACGGGGCGGTCGGCCTGTGCGGCGTCATGGCCGCGAAGCGGCTCGGCGCCGAGCGGATCATCGCGCTCGGCCGCCACCAGGTGCGCACGGACATCGCCCGCACCTTCGGCGCCACGGACGTCGTCGCCGAGCGCGGCGAAGCAGCCGTTGCCGCCGTACGGGAACTCACCGGCGGCGCGGGCGCCCACGCCGTGATCGAGGCCGTCGGCACCGAGCAGTCGATGCGCACGGCGGTCGGGATCACCCGCGACGGCGGCTCGATCGGCTACGTCGGCGTGCCGCACGGCAGCGGCACCGGCCTGGACCTCGGCGTCATGTTCGACCGGAACATCGCTCTGCGCGGCGGCGTCGCCCCCGTGCGCACGTACATTCCGGAACTGCTCCCCGACGTCCTGGCCGGCACGATCGACCCGTCGCCCGTCTTCGACCTGACCATCGGCCTCGACGAGGTCCCCGCCGGCTACAAGGCCATGGACGAGCGCACGGCGCTGAAGGTCCTCATCAAGCCGTAG
- a CDS encoding DUF485 domain-containing protein, whose amino-acid sequence MATDASPPKASPDTGPAQPTTEEFVEVQKSAEFAELRTAHRSFAFPLTIAFVLWYLLYVLLSNYAGGFMGTRLFGNINVALVFGLAQFLTTFLIAWFYSRHAATKLDPKAAAIKSRMEADA is encoded by the coding sequence GTGGCTACCGATGCATCGCCGCCCAAGGCCAGTCCTGACACCGGCCCTGCCCAGCCCACGACCGAGGAGTTCGTAGAGGTCCAGAAGAGCGCGGAGTTCGCCGAACTGCGCACCGCGCACCGGTCGTTCGCCTTCCCACTGACCATCGCCTTCGTCCTCTGGTACCTGCTCTACGTGCTCCTGTCGAACTATGCGGGCGGCTTCATGGGCACCCGGTTGTTCGGCAACATCAACGTGGCTCTCGTCTTCGGTCTCGCCCAGTTCCTCACCACGTTCCTCATCGCCTGGTTCTACTCCCGCCACGCCGCCACGAAGCTCGACCCGAAGGCCGCCGCGATCAAGTCCCGTATGGAGGCCGACGCATGA
- a CDS encoding S8 family peptidase: MAHLGSRRTRALALPVGLALTASLGFLPTSAASAAPSDGLPTAAVSTDGPKLSYVVNTRGGHGTVKQVKKAIARAGGTVVIAYEQIGVIVVHSQNPEFAQSIRRVRGVDSAGATRTNPIVPQATKDIGVEQSLSAGQARAAAAEATADQDPMEPLQWDLPAIKADQAHRVSLGSKKVTVAVIDTGVDDTHPDLAPNFDRGASANCVSGAPDTADGAWRPQTGESDHGTHVAGTIAAAKNGIGVTGVAPGVKVAGIKVATSSGFFYTEAVVCGFVWAAEHGVDVTNNSYYTDPWLYNCKNDPDQGALVEAVTRASRYAERKGTVNVAAAGNSSEDLAADTLEDSTSPNDTTPVTRTIDPRECLDIPTMLPGVVTVSATGAKGLKASYSNYGDGIIDVAAPGGDSTIYQTPAPPATSGLILSTLPGGKYGYKAGTSMASPHVAGVVALIKSSHPHASAAAVKALLVHEADATACGDPYDINGDGKIDAVCEGPRNHNGFYGAGVVDALDAVRR, from the coding sequence ATGGCTCATCTGGGATCCAGACGGACGCGCGCACTGGCGCTGCCCGTCGGACTGGCCCTCACGGCCTCGCTCGGCTTCCTGCCGACGAGTGCCGCATCCGCCGCCCCGTCGGACGGACTGCCCACGGCGGCGGTCTCGACGGACGGCCCGAAGCTGTCGTACGTCGTCAACACCCGTGGCGGTCATGGCACCGTCAAGCAGGTGAAGAAGGCGATAGCCCGGGCCGGTGGCACAGTGGTGATCGCCTACGAGCAGATCGGTGTCATCGTCGTCCACTCGCAGAACCCGGAGTTCGCGCAGTCGATCCGCCGGGTCAGGGGGGTCGACTCCGCGGGGGCCACCCGCACCAACCCCATCGTTCCGCAGGCCACCAAGGACATCGGGGTCGAGCAGTCGCTCTCCGCCGGGCAGGCGCGGGCCGCGGCCGCGGAGGCGACGGCGGACCAGGATCCGATGGAACCGCTCCAGTGGGATCTGCCCGCCATCAAGGCGGACCAGGCGCACCGGGTGTCGCTGGGGAGCAAGAAGGTCACGGTCGCGGTCATCGACACGGGTGTCGACGACACGCACCCGGACCTGGCTCCGAACTTCGACCGCGGGGCATCGGCGAACTGTGTGAGCGGCGCGCCGGACACGGCGGACGGCGCTTGGCGTCCGCAGACCGGTGAGAGCGACCACGGCACGCATGTCGCGGGCACCATCGCAGCCGCGAAGAACGGCATCGGCGTGACCGGTGTCGCGCCGGGCGTCAAGGTGGCGGGCATCAAGGTGGCGACCTCGAGCGGGTTCTTCTACACCGAGGCCGTCGTCTGCGGCTTCGTCTGGGCCGCCGAGCACGGCGTCGATGTCACGAACAACAGCTATTACACCGACCCTTGGCTGTACAACTGCAAGAACGACCCCGACCAGGGCGCCCTGGTGGAAGCGGTCACCCGCGCCAGCCGGTACGCGGAGCGCAAGGGCACGGTCAACGTCGCCGCGGCCGGCAACAGCAGCGAGGACCTGGCCGCCGACACGCTGGAGGACTCGACCAGCCCGAACGACACCACGCCGGTGACGCGGACGATCGACCCGCGGGAGTGCCTCGACATCCCGACGATGCTGCCGGGTGTCGTCACGGTCTCCGCGACCGGCGCCAAGGGCCTGAAGGCCTCGTACTCTAACTACGGTGACGGGATCATCGATGTGGCCGCCCCGGGCGGCGACTCGACGATCTACCAGACGCCCGCACCGCCGGCCACGAGCGGGCTGATCCTGTCGACGCTGCCGGGCGGCAAGTACGGCTACAAGGCCGGTACGTCGATGGCCTCCCCGCATGTCGCGGGTGTGGTGGCCCTGATCAAGTCGTCGCACCCGCACGCCTCGGCGGCCGCGGTGAAGGCGCTGCTGGTGCACGAGGCGGACGCCACCGCGTGCGGCGACCCGTACGACATCAACGGCGACGGCAAGATCGACGCCGTCTGCGAGGGCCCCAGGAACCACAACGGCTTCTACGGTGCCGGTGTGGTGGACGCGCTGGACGCGGTCCGCAGGTAG
- a CDS encoding amidohydrolase family protein, which translates to MSRERYTVISADCHAGADLLDYKPYLEAKYHDDFDAWAAAYVNPYADLLADTADRNWNSARRLAELAADGIVAEVVFPNTIPPFFPSASLMAPAPSPQEYEQRWAGLRAHNRWLADFCADAPGRRAGVAQILLNDPAEAVREVRRAKEAGLTGGILLPGTPPGSGIPELYSQVYDPLWAVCEELDVPVNHHGGSASPPLGDEPAARAVFMVETTWFSHRALWHLIFGGAFRRHPGLKLVLTEQGSGWIPGVVEMLDYYHGRLVAAASRASTAESKFGAGLAASMGASPGEVWRDNCFVGASFMRPHEVPLRDRIGLDKIMWGSDYPHDEGTAPYSREGLRIAYAGLPPDEIAAMVGGNAARVYGFDLPALDRIAATVGPTVDEIAEPLKEAPADATSPAFAPGGSVRVW; encoded by the coding sequence ATGTCCCGCGAGCGCTACACCGTCATCTCCGCCGACTGTCACGCGGGCGCCGACCTGCTCGACTACAAGCCGTATCTGGAGGCGAAGTACCACGACGATTTCGACGCATGGGCGGCGGCGTACGTCAATCCGTACGCGGACCTCCTCGCCGACACCGCCGACCGCAACTGGAACTCCGCCCGCCGCCTCGCCGAGCTGGCGGCGGACGGCATCGTCGCGGAGGTCGTCTTCCCCAACACCATCCCGCCGTTCTTCCCCTCGGCCTCCCTGATGGCCCCCGCCCCCTCACCGCAGGAGTACGAACAGCGCTGGGCGGGCCTGCGCGCCCACAACCGCTGGCTCGCCGACTTCTGCGCCGACGCACCCGGCCGGCGGGCGGGCGTGGCGCAGATCCTCCTCAACGACCCGGCGGAGGCGGTCCGCGAGGTCCGCCGCGCCAAGGAGGCGGGGCTCACCGGCGGCATCCTGCTGCCCGGCACCCCGCCGGGATCCGGCATCCCGGAGCTGTACTCCCAGGTGTACGACCCGCTGTGGGCGGTCTGCGAGGAGCTGGACGTGCCGGTGAACCACCACGGCGGATCGGCCTCCCCGCCGCTCGGCGACGAACCGGCGGCGCGCGCCGTCTTCATGGTGGAGACGACCTGGTTCTCCCACCGGGCGCTGTGGCACCTGATCTTCGGCGGGGCCTTCCGCCGCCACCCCGGGCTGAAACTCGTCCTCACCGAACAGGGCTCCGGCTGGATCCCGGGCGTCGTCGAGATGCTCGACTACTACCACGGCCGCCTGGTCGCTGCGGCCTCCCGGGCATCCACCGCCGAGTCCAAGTTCGGTGCGGGGCTTGCCGCTTCGATGGGAGCTAGCCCCGGCGAGGTCTGGCGCGACAACTGCTTCGTCGGCGCCAGCTTCATGCGCCCCCACGAGGTGCCGCTGCGCGACCGGATCGGCCTCGACAAGATCATGTGGGGCAGCGACTACCCGCACGACGAGGGCACCGCCCCCTATTCACGGGAAGGGCTGCGGATCGCGTACGCCGGACTCCCGCCCGACGAGATCGCGGCGATGGTCGGCGGTAACGCGGCCCGCGTGTACGGTTTCGACCTGCCCGCGCTCGACCGCATCGCCGCGACGGTCGGCCCGACGGTCGACGAGATCGCCGAGCCCCTGAAGGAGGCCCCGGCCGACGCGACCAGCCCGGCCTTCGCGCCGGGCGGCTCGGTCCGCGTCTGGTGA
- a CDS encoding sterol desaturase family protein, with protein sequence MEPNLPDVVLWSIPAFVLLTVVEMVSARIHPDEDAAGYETKDAVTSVTMGLGSLVFDLLWKVPIVAIYTAVYELTPLRVPVLWWTILLMLLAQDFFYYWSHRGHHVIRILWACHVVHHSSRKFNLTTALRQPWTSLTVWPFYVPLIACGVHPAALAFCSSANLVYQFWVHTERIDKLPRPFEYVLNTPSHHRVHHASQGGYLDRNFGGILILWDRLFGSFAAETERPVYGLTKNIATYNPLRVATHEYAAIARDVRAAESWGERAGRIFRGPGWQPASTAASATASGTASTTASTAVPVPESTG encoded by the coding sequence ATGGAGCCGAACCTGCCCGATGTCGTGCTGTGGTCCATACCGGCCTTCGTCCTGCTCACCGTTGTCGAAATGGTCAGCGCCCGCATCCACCCCGACGAGGACGCCGCCGGGTACGAGACCAAGGACGCCGTCACCAGCGTCACCATGGGGCTCGGCAGTCTCGTGTTCGATCTGCTGTGGAAAGTGCCCATCGTGGCCATCTACACCGCGGTCTACGAGCTGACCCCGCTCCGCGTTCCCGTCCTGTGGTGGACGATCCTGCTGATGCTGCTCGCGCAGGACTTCTTCTACTACTGGTCCCACCGCGGCCACCACGTCATCCGGATCCTCTGGGCCTGCCATGTGGTCCACCACTCCAGCCGGAAGTTCAACCTCACCACCGCGCTGCGTCAGCCCTGGACCTCGCTGACCGTCTGGCCGTTCTACGTTCCGCTCATCGCCTGCGGTGTCCATCCGGCGGCGCTGGCCTTCTGCTCGTCGGCCAATCTCGTCTACCAGTTCTGGGTACACACCGAACGGATCGACAAGCTGCCCAGGCCCTTCGAGTACGTGCTGAACACGCCCTCCCACCACCGGGTGCACCACGCCTCCCAGGGTGGCTACCTCGACCGGAACTTCGGCGGCATCCTGATCCTGTGGGACCGGCTCTTCGGCTCCTTCGCCGCGGAGACGGAGCGGCCCGTCTACGGGCTCACCAAGAACATCGCCACCTACAACCCGCTGCGCGTCGCGACGCACGAGTACGCCGCGATCGCCCGGGACGTGCGGGCGGCGGAGAGCTGGGGCGAGCGGGCCGGCCGGATCTTCCGCGGGCCGGGCTGGCAGCCGGCGTCGACGGCCGCCTCGGCCACCGCCTCCGGTACTGCCTCGACCACCGCCTCCACCGCTGTTCCCGTCCCGGAGAGCACCGGATGA
- a CDS encoding CoA transferase — MADVIDTRSSGTEQAWAALGGDPALLDRIDGGGPAGLLPARLPVMELARSTVAVCALAAAELAARRAGSAGGPVERVRVDDGAVATAFLSERHLRVDGRAPTNFAPLSRFWRTADGWVRTHANYPHHRARLLAALGLPADTGVDAVAAVLAERRAVEIEETVYAAGGLAVALRTPEEWAAHEQGAAIATRPLLTLDRTEGPGQVGARRLPAVSGSPLLPAAGLRVLDMTRVLAGPVATRTLALLGADVLRIDAPQLPESQDAHNDTGFGKRSVSLDLGDRADRATFDELLTAADVLVTGYRPGALEAYGLTPEALAVRRPGLVLAQVSAWGRYGPWHERRGFDSLVQVATGIAAVEGEAGTPGALPAQALDHGTGYLLAAGVLRALTEQHEDGGSRLLRLALGQTARWLCGGLTRTQDPYGPSETYGLSETYDPEKHLGSTDSALGRLRYALPPVSFAGGPADWSRPPGRLGADAPKWRTTTA; from the coding sequence ATGGCAGATGTGATCGACACGCGGAGCTCCGGGACGGAGCAGGCATGGGCCGCCCTCGGCGGCGATCCGGCACTTCTGGACCGTATCGACGGCGGTGGACCGGCCGGGCTGCTGCCCGCGCGGCTGCCGGTCATGGAGCTGGCCCGTTCCACCGTCGCGGTCTGCGCGCTGGCCGCGGCCGAACTGGCCGCGCGCCGTGCAGGCAGCGCCGGCGGGCCGGTGGAGCGGGTCCGGGTCGACGACGGTGCGGTGGCCACCGCGTTCCTCAGCGAGCGCCATCTGCGGGTCGACGGGCGTGCGCCGACCAATTTCGCCCCGCTGTCCCGGTTCTGGCGGACGGCCGACGGCTGGGTCCGCACCCACGCCAACTACCCGCACCACCGGGCCCGGTTGCTCGCCGCTCTCGGCCTGCCCGCCGATACCGGCGTGGACGCCGTGGCCGCGGTGCTCGCCGAGCGGCGGGCTGTGGAGATCGAGGAGACGGTGTACGCCGCGGGCGGTCTGGCCGTCGCACTGCGTACCCCGGAGGAGTGGGCGGCGCACGAGCAGGGCGCCGCAATCGCCACACGCCCGCTGCTGACGCTCGACCGGACCGAGGGGCCGGGGCAGGTGGGTGCACGCCGCCTTCCCGCCGTGTCGGGTTCGCCGCTGCTGCCCGCCGCCGGACTCCGGGTTCTCGACATGACCCGTGTCCTGGCCGGTCCGGTGGCCACCCGCACGCTGGCGCTGCTGGGCGCGGACGTCCTGCGGATCGATGCGCCGCAGCTGCCGGAGAGCCAGGACGCCCACAACGACACGGGGTTCGGCAAACGGTCGGTCTCGCTGGATCTGGGCGACCGGGCGGACCGGGCGACGTTCGACGAGCTGCTCACCGCCGCCGATGTGCTGGTCACCGGATACCGGCCGGGCGCGCTGGAGGCGTACGGCCTGACGCCGGAGGCGCTCGCCGTACGCCGTCCCGGTCTGGTCCTTGCTCAGGTGTCCGCGTGGGGGCGGTACGGGCCGTGGCACGAACGGCGCGGCTTCGACAGTCTGGTGCAGGTGGCCACCGGGATCGCGGCCGTGGAGGGGGAGGCCGGGACGCCGGGCGCACTGCCCGCACAGGCCCTCGACCACGGCACCGGCTATCTGCTGGCGGCGGGCGTGCTGCGTGCGCTGACCGAGCAGCACGAGGACGGCGGTTCGCGGTTGCTGCGGCTGGCACTCGGGCAGACGGCGCGCTGGCTCTGCGGCGGCCTCACGCGCACCCAGGACCCGTACGGCCCGTCGGAGACGTACGGCCTCTCGGAGACGTACGACCCCGAGAAGCATCTCGGCTCCACGGACAGCGCGCTGGGCCGGCTGCGGTATGCCTTGCCGCCGGTCTCCTTCGCGGGCGGCCCGGCGGACTGGTCGCGTCCGCCGGGCCGGTTGGGCGCGGATGCGCCGAAGTGGCGTACCACTACGGCTTGA
- a CDS encoding SDR family NAD(P)-dependent oxidoreductase translates to MRLGEGQVAVVTGAASGIGLAMARRFAAEGLKVVLADVEEGALDKAAGELREDGAQVLARVADVSERDSVQALADAAYDTFGAVHVLCNNAGVGSGAEGRMWEHEPNDWKWAFAVNVWGVFHGIQAFVPRMIEGGEPGRVVNTSSGDGGIAPLPTASVYAVTKSAVVTMTESLYAHLKAEGAAVGASVLFPGPHMLRTGLWESHRNRPERYAKERPRRTPYRSLDQWESAMRAAGHEVEFTPVEEVAGTVVDGIRADRFWLLPPSEHSDRQIRARSRSMLDRANPSYLESFILD, encoded by the coding sequence ATGAGGCTGGGGGAGGGGCAGGTCGCCGTCGTCACCGGCGCCGCGAGCGGCATCGGGCTCGCGATGGCCCGCAGGTTCGCGGCCGAGGGACTGAAGGTCGTCCTCGCCGACGTGGAGGAGGGCGCGCTCGACAAGGCGGCGGGCGAGCTGCGCGAGGACGGCGCGCAGGTGCTGGCGCGGGTGGCCGACGTCAGCGAGCGGGACTCCGTCCAGGCTCTCGCCGACGCCGCGTACGACACCTTCGGCGCCGTCCATGTGCTGTGCAACAACGCGGGCGTCGGCTCCGGTGCCGAGGGCCGGATGTGGGAGCACGAGCCGAACGACTGGAAGTGGGCGTTCGCCGTCAATGTGTGGGGCGTCTTCCACGGCATCCAGGCCTTCGTGCCCCGGATGATCGAGGGCGGCGAGCCCGGCCGGGTCGTCAACACCTCGTCCGGCGACGGCGGCATCGCCCCGCTGCCGACCGCCTCCGTCTACGCGGTCACCAAGTCCGCCGTCGTCACGATGACCGAGTCGCTCTACGCGCATCTGAAGGCGGAGGGCGCGGCGGTCGGCGCCTCGGTGCTCTTCCCCGGCCCGCACATGCTCCGTACCGGACTGTGGGAGTCGCACCGCAACCGGCCCGAGCGATACGCCAAGGAGCGGCCCCGCCGGACCCCGTACCGCAGCCTCGACCAGTGGGAGTCCGCCATGAGGGCGGCGGGCCACGAGGTCGAGTTCACACCGGTGGAGGAGGTCGCGGGCACGGTCGTGGACGGGATCCGCGCCGACCGCTTCTGGCTGCTGCCGCCGAGCGAGCACAGCGACCGGCAGATCCGCGCCAGGTCGCGGTCGATGCTCGACCGGGCGAACCCGTCGTACCTGGAGAGCTTCATACTCGACTGA
- a CDS encoding amidohydrolase family protein — translation MTDPYLIISSDCHAGLPTEEYRPYLDARFHREFDDFLAGRDRRREEMTRLGVRNEAFADKWFHDNEEGLRGGWDAAQRLKELDGDGVAAEVVFPDADAVDSRTAAPFGVGLGLSGDQDPELGMAGAQAHNRWLADFVSQNPERHCGVALLPVTGEVDRVVAEIHRAKESGLGALMIPSMWVDKAPYHDRRYDPVWAAAAGTGMPVVTHSGAAPRHEYGDHLGIYVSEVTWWPSRPLWFLLWSGAFERHPGLRFGVAESGCWWLPNLLWFMDRLYLGAHGGKKLSPFAELKRPPHEYLDRQVFICATNTKRRELAQRYEIGVDNILWGSDFPHPEGTWPNTADWLRTTFHDIPVAETRRMLGLAAAEVFGFDTAKLAPIARRIGPTPQELGQSADQTAVEASWARSREVGRHWLTDHDFPVLGVG, via the coding sequence ATGACCGACCCGTATCTGATCATCTCCTCCGACTGCCACGCCGGACTGCCCACCGAGGAGTACCGGCCCTATCTGGACGCCCGCTTCCACCGGGAGTTCGACGACTTCCTTGCCGGGCGCGACCGCCGCCGTGAGGAGATGACCCGCCTCGGCGTACGCAACGAGGCCTTCGCAGACAAGTGGTTCCACGACAACGAGGAAGGGCTGAGGGGTGGTTGGGACGCCGCGCAGCGGCTCAAGGAGCTCGACGGCGACGGAGTGGCGGCCGAGGTCGTCTTCCCGGACGCGGACGCCGTCGACAGCCGGACCGCCGCCCCGTTCGGGGTCGGCCTCGGCCTCTCCGGCGACCAGGACCCGGAGCTCGGCATGGCCGGCGCGCAGGCCCACAACCGGTGGCTCGCCGACTTCGTCTCGCAGAACCCCGAACGGCACTGCGGAGTCGCCCTGTTGCCCGTCACGGGTGAGGTCGACCGTGTCGTCGCCGAGATCCACCGGGCCAAGGAGTCCGGTCTCGGGGCGTTGATGATCCCCTCCATGTGGGTGGACAAGGCGCCGTACCACGACCGCCGTTACGACCCCGTGTGGGCGGCCGCCGCCGGGACGGGGATGCCGGTCGTCACACACTCCGGCGCGGCCCCGCGCCACGAGTACGGCGACCACCTGGGGATCTACGTCTCCGAGGTCACCTGGTGGCCGTCCCGCCCGCTCTGGTTCCTGCTCTGGTCGGGCGCCTTCGAACGCCACCCGGGGCTGAGGTTCGGCGTCGCCGAGTCCGGCTGCTGGTGGCTGCCGAACCTGCTCTGGTTCATGGACCGGCTCTACCTGGGCGCCCACGGCGGAAAGAAACTCTCGCCGTTCGCCGAGCTGAAGCGGCCCCCGCACGAATACCTGGACCGCCAGGTCTTCATCTGCGCCACCAACACCAAGCGCCGCGAGCTCGCCCAGCGGTACGAGATCGGCGTCGACAACATCCTGTGGGGCAGCGACTTCCCGCACCCCGAAGGCACCTGGCCGAACACCGCCGACTGGCTGCGCACCACCTTCCACGACATCCCGGTGGCCGAGACCCGCCGGATGCTGGGACTCGCCGCCGCCGAGGTCTTCGGCTTCGACACGGCGAAGCTCGCGCCGATCGCCCGGCGCATCGGCCCGACCCCGCAGGAGCTGGGCCAGAGCGCCGACCAGACGGCGGTCGAAGCGTCCTGGGCACGCTCGCGCGAGGTCGGCCGGCACTGGCTGACGGACCACGACTTCCCGGTCCTGGGGGTCGGCTGA
- a CDS encoding VIT1/CCC1 transporter family protein has product MTDTQAHDESHGNGLGARLNWLRAAVLGANDGVVSTAGIVVGVAGATGDRGALLTAGLAGLLAGSLSMAAGEYVSVSTQRDSEQAALATERRELQETPEAELAELTGLLEGKGLSREVAREAALQLTERDALRAHAEVELGIDPDDLTNPWHAAGASFLAFTAGALLPLLAIVLPSSSLRLVITVLAVLAALALTGWWSARLGAAAVGRAVLRNMGGGAVAMGVTYAAGALLGAVGV; this is encoded by the coding sequence GTGACGGATACCCAGGCGCATGACGAGTCCCACGGCAACGGCCTCGGCGCGCGGCTGAACTGGCTGCGCGCCGCGGTGCTCGGCGCCAACGACGGCGTGGTCTCCACGGCGGGCATCGTCGTCGGCGTCGCCGGCGCCACCGGTGACCGCGGTGCCCTGCTGACGGCGGGCCTCGCCGGGCTGCTGGCAGGCTCCCTGTCGATGGCGGCGGGCGAATACGTGTCGGTGTCCACCCAGCGCGACTCGGAGCAGGCCGCGCTGGCGACGGAGAGACGGGAGCTGCAGGAGACCCCGGAGGCGGAACTCGCCGAGCTGACCGGCCTGTTGGAGGGCAAGGGGCTGAGCCGGGAAGTCGCCCGCGAGGCCGCCCTCCAGCTCACCGAACGCGACGCGCTGCGCGCCCACGCGGAGGTGGAGCTGGGGATCGACCCGGACGACCTGACGAACCCCTGGCACGCCGCCGGCGCGAGCTTCCTGGCCTTCACGGCGGGAGCGCTGCTGCCGCTGCTGGCGATCGTGCTGCCGTCGTCGTCGCTGCGGCTGGTCATCACGGTACTGGCGGTACTGGCGGCGCTGGCGCTCACCGGGTGGTGGAGCGCGCGGCTGGGCGCCGCGGCGGTGGGGCGCGCGGTGCTGCGGAACATGGGCGGGGGAGCGGTGGCCATGGGAGTCACCTATGCGGCGGGGGCGTTGCTGGGAGCGGTCGGGGTCTGA
- a CDS encoding lysoplasmalogenase, protein MTAGAVTDARARFVRPLLIAFLVASAVDLVGVLADVRLAHLVAKPLLMPLLAGYAAARRGPRLLVAALLFGWGGDTFLLPDADAAFLIGMGCFAAGHVCYLWLFGRARSSLLLGAGYAAVLVGFVALIWGGLPADLRIPMAGYSLLLAAMAYRSSTRGRYAALGGALFLLSDALIATGIADWPQLPAPDFWVMLTYIAAQFLLTVGVLATGPDEAAAAPGAYGERSISI, encoded by the coding sequence ATGACCGCCGGAGCCGTCACGGACGCCCGGGCACGGTTCGTACGCCCCCTGCTCATCGCGTTTCTCGTCGCCTCCGCCGTCGACCTCGTCGGCGTGCTCGCCGACGTGCGTCTCGCCCACCTCGTCGCCAAGCCGCTGCTGATGCCGCTGCTCGCGGGGTACGCCGCCGCCCGCCGCGGACCCCGGCTGCTCGTCGCCGCGCTGCTCTTCGGCTGGGGCGGCGACACATTCCTGCTGCCCGACGCCGATGCCGCCTTCCTCATCGGCATGGGTTGCTTCGCCGCGGGCCATGTCTGCTATCTGTGGCTCTTCGGGCGGGCCCGCAGCTCCCTGCTGCTCGGTGCGGGGTACGCCGCGGTCCTCGTCGGCTTCGTCGCCCTCATCTGGGGCGGGCTCCCCGCGGACCTGCGGATCCCGATGGCCGGCTACAGCCTGCTGCTCGCCGCGATGGCCTACCGGTCCAGCACCCGCGGCCGGTACGCCGCGCTCGGAGGGGCGCTCTTCCTGCTGTCCGACGCGCTCATCGCCACCGGCATCGCCGACTGGCCGCAGCTGCCCGCGCCGGACTTCTGGGTCATGCTCACGTACATCGCGGCGCAGTTCCTGCTGACCGTCGGGGTGCTCGCAACGGGCCCGGACGAGGCCGCTGCCGCCCCCGGGGCGTACGGTGAACGGAGTATCAGCATCTGA